CCCTGTTCCTTCCTCTTCGGTTGCGGATTCATTGCCATTTTGCATCCACAGGACAGTAGCTATGATAATAGCGGCAACACTTAAATAGACAGCCGGGAAGAACCAACGTTTGCGAAATAGCCTTTTCATTTTTGAAGGCATTTCTTTTTCATGATCTTTCATTTTTATCACCTCAGGAACCATTTTGATCAGATTCCTGGAATAATATACCTATTTATGCAAAAAATATTAATTTTTAACAATTAATTTGCTTTCAAATGGTTCGATGTTGGAAATTTCGATGCCTTTGTAGTAATGTGCAACGATTTCTTCTGCTTTTCTCCCTTCCTTTGCCATGCCATTCGCTCCGTATTGGCTCATGCCAACACCGTGCCCATAGCCTTTTGTGTAAATTGAAACGGTATTCCCCTTCCGTTCAATGGAAAAGTCTGTCGAATTCAGTTCAAGCTTTTCCCTTACTTCACGGCCTGTAAATGTTTTATCTCCAATTTTAATTTCTGCAATCCGTTTCCCTTCTGTCCGTTTCATAATGGTACCGGTGTTTTTTTCTTTTGAAAGTGAGATGCCAAGCTTTTCTTCAAATGCTTTGACAGGCATTGTTTCGCTTGACTGAAATTTAGGCGATACTTTATCCCACGGACTTGCCACGCTTTTTAAATAAGGAAGTTCATTTTCCCAATAATCTTCTGCATTTTCTGTGAATCCGTTGCTCGTTGAAAAGAACGATGCTGTTATTGGCTGATTGTCATACGTTAGAATTTTTCCTTTCGTTTCTTGAACCGCTTTTTGAATGCGTTCATATTTCCATTGGAAATCTTTTCCCCAAAGTTCTTTTAGTTCGTCATGACTGAGGTAAACTTGGTGAAGAGGAGTATCTGTTACAACTGCCCCTTCCGGTAAATTCATTTCTGCAGGATGAAGCAGCTGTTTTACAATGTACGTTCTTGCTGCCAATGCTTGGGCTTTAAGTGCCTCCAGTTCAAAGTTTGCCGGCATTTCTGAAGAGAGAACCCCAGCTACGTAGCTTTCAAGCGGGACATTTTCTACTTCTTTTTTTAATGTGCGATACACAGGAATATCAATTTTTTCTTCTTCTTGTTCAGGTTCCGCCACTTTTGTTTGGATGTCGCTTTTCTGTTTTTCGCTTGAGGAAAAAGGAAGAACGATTAAAGTAGGTATAAGAATGACAATTGTTGTTAATAAAGATAAATAGAGTAAAATTCGTTTCATATATGCGCTCCCCTATAATAGTTTTTTCCTTATATTTTATGGGGAGAGACAGGCTGTTAGAACAAAATGAAAAACTTGAAATTTGAAAGCATGATTAATACAAGCACTTAATACAATTTAAAAAAACGACAGCAAATGTGTCGTTTTTTAAGCAAAATTTGGATTTACTTTTAAAATGGCTGGTTTGCTTTGAGGGATGGCTTCTTTCTCTTTCACTGGAACTGGTTCTTCGATTACCCGTTCAATATTTGCACCCAATGATGCAAGTTTTTCGGTCAGATTCACATAGCCGCGATCGATGTGATGCAGTTCAACAACTCTTGTACAGCCTTCAGCGACGAGGCCTGCAATAATGAGGGCGGCACCGGCTCTTAAATCTGTTGCAGCAACTTCTGCACCTTGTAAGTTGCAGCAGCCTTTTACAATAGCTGAACGCCCTTCAATTTTAATATTGCCATTCATTCGGCGAAATTCTTCAACATGCATGAAGCGATTTTCAAACACCGTTTCAGTGACGACGCTTGTGCCTTTTGCTTTCAATAAAAGAGCCATCATTTGAGACTGCATATCTGTTGGAAAACCTGGGTGGGGCATTGTTTTAATATCGACCGGCTTTAATTCTTCAGGGCCGATGACACGAATCCCATTTTCTTTTTCAATAATTGTCACGCCCATTTCTTCCATTTTGGCGATCAACGGACGTAAATGTTCGGAAACGGCCCCTTCAATAAATACGTCTCCACCTGTAATCGCGGCAGCGGCCATAAACGTCCCCGCTTCAATCCGATCACAGATGACAGTGTGCGTCGCACCGATAAGCTCCTTGACCCCTTCTATCCGGATTGTTCCTGTTCCTGCACCTCTCACTTTTGCACCCATTGCATTTAAATAATTCGCAAGACAGACAATTTCGGGCTCTTTTGCGACATTTTCAATGATTGTCGTGCCTTCTGCAAGTGTTGCTGCCATCATAATGTTTTCCGTTGCACCGACGCTAGGGAAGTCGAGGTAGATTTTGGCTGCTTTTAGTTTTCCGTCAACAAAGGCTTCGATGAAGCCATTGCCGATCTGTACCTTAGCGCCCATCGCTTCAAAACCCTTTAAATGCTGATCGATTGGTCGCGACCCAATTGCACAACCCCCTGGCAATGCAATTCGGGCGTGACCGCGTCTTGCAAGGAGAGGTCCCATGATAAGAAAAGATGCGCGCATCTTTCTTACCGATTCAAACGGAGCTTCCGTCTTTAAGGCGTCTGTTGCGTCTACAATGATTTGGTTATTTTCGAATGTAATTCCGCAATTTAAGTTTTCCAGCACTTCTTTGATTGTATATACATCTGCAAGGGTAGGCACATCATTAATAATGCTGATGCCTTCTTTTGCTAATATTGATGCAGCTATTACTGGCAAAACGGCATTTTTTGCCCCTTCCACTTTGACGGAGCCTTCCAGCCGTCTACCACCACGGACAATGATTTTTTCCAACATATTCCCCTCCGCGTCGAGTTAATTTCTTTATTAATATTCATTTAATAAAATAGGTGTTCCAATCAATACTTCTACAGGAGTATTTTTGCCTTTGTTTCTAAGTGCAATTTGAAGATTCATTTTCTTTTCTTTCGTTTCCAATGATGTTTGCCACAATTCAGTATATGCGGATAGGGAAACGAACGTTTCTTCATGAATTCCTTCGACAAAATCCGCGTCAAATTTATGTATGATTTGTTCCGCCCGCTTACTCAAAGCAATAACCATTGTATCATTGATTTTTCCTGAGATACAAGAGAAAAAAGAGGGGTTTGATGAAAATAGTTCGCTAGTACGAGTCGAAAAAAGGCTGAATGCGTCGTTTTTAACCTTTTCGCTCCAACGTTTACCAGTCATACTATAGGAAAGTACTGAATAATAGTGTTCATCTAAACGATGTGTCGAAATTGTTAACGTTTCGGTGATGTTCCCGTCCTTTGATTTTTTGGTCCCTTTCACAATGATCGTTTCACCTTTGTATTCCGGTTTTCCCCAAGTAAAATCAAGTGTTTTATTATGTAATTTGTCTACCCTTGATTTATACCCCTTCCAATCTGACTCAAA
This Pueribacillus theae DNA region includes the following protein-coding sequences:
- the spoIID gene encoding stage II sporulation protein D, with the protein product MKRILLYLSLLTTIVILIPTLIVLPFSSSEKQKSDIQTKVAEPEQEEEKIDIPVYRTLKKEVENVPLESYVAGVLSSEMPANFELEALKAQALAARTYIVKQLLHPAEMNLPEGAVVTDTPLHQVYLSHDELKELWGKDFQWKYERIQKAVQETKGKILTYDNQPITASFFSTSNGFTENAEDYWENELPYLKSVASPWDKVSPKFQSSETMPVKAFEEKLGISLSKEKNTGTIMKRTEGKRIAEIKIGDKTFTGREVREKLELNSTDFSIERKGNTVSIYTKGYGHGVGMSQYGANGMAKEGRKAEEIVAHYYKGIEISNIEPFESKLIVKN
- a CDS encoding YwmB family TATA-box binding protein, with protein sequence MKKIGLISLVLFIIAMVHHTYKTDAKHMNPLDDMAKAMDELKIEMTGWTMTAKENSGFESDWKGYKSRVDKLHNKTLDFTWGKPEYKGETIIVKGTKKSKDGNITETLTISTHRLDEHYYSVLSYSMTGKRWSEKVKNDAFSLFSTRTSELFSSNPSFFSCISGKINDTMVIALSKRAEQIIHKFDADFVEGIHEETFVSLSAYTELWQTSLETKEKKMNLQIALRNKGKNTPVEVLIGTPILLNEY
- the murA gene encoding UDP-N-acetylglucosamine 1-carboxyvinyltransferase gives rise to the protein MEKIIVRGGRRLEGSVKVEGAKNAVLPVIAASILAKEGISIINDVPTLADVYTIKEVLENLNCGITFENNQIIVDATDALKTEAPFESVRKMRASFLIMGPLLARRGHARIALPGGCAIGSRPIDQHLKGFEAMGAKVQIGNGFIEAFVDGKLKAAKIYLDFPSVGATENIMMAATLAEGTTIIENVAKEPEIVCLANYLNAMGAKVRGAGTGTIRIEGVKELIGATHTVICDRIEAGTFMAAAAITGGDVFIEGAVSEHLRPLIAKMEEMGVTIIEKENGIRVIGPEELKPVDIKTMPHPGFPTDMQSQMMALLLKAKGTSVVTETVFENRFMHVEEFRRMNGNIKIEGRSAIVKGCCNLQGAEVAATDLRAGAALIIAGLVAEGCTRVVELHHIDRGYVNLTEKLASLGANIERVIEEPVPVKEKEAIPQSKPAILKVNPNFA